The Argiope bruennichi chromosome 5, qqArgBrue1.1, whole genome shotgun sequence genome segment aaattcgttataaattattaaaataccattttccACTGCTGAGATATAGACTGGATATGAATGCCGGTTGGCAACTATTTATCTTCAATGACTTTGTTTGATCAAAATGAAACTTCTGCCcatattataagaattttgaacTGACTTAAAGTTTCACCGTATGATACGTACCTCCTCCCCTGTCCTTGTGATAGTAGTAGTCTATCAAAGGCCACTTAAAggattaaataatattgcaagaAAAAGCTTAAaggatatttcttaatattagatGGCCAGTTTTCAAGCTACTTGCTGCTAATTCTGGGATGATGGCAGaggtggtaaggtctcgaatCCGGATGGTTTTTCATACCCAGTTCTACCTAAAAAATCATCGCGTAAGCGGGTCTGGTCCACGTTCAATCCATCAGAGCCAAACGTACCCCGGCTGGTGTGGTATGAATGTTTGAATAGGGagatgccagctcaagtgtcgccctcgtcatctgaccgcggtggAGGTTTcgtggtaaatattttttttcattattattgattaaaaactatatttcctGTGAGCAAAGGAAACAACTTGATAGCTTCCAGGTTCTGTTCTTAAACGGAATTCCAAAcggaaatgaaagtattttacttactgataataataaaaaaaaatatttttaaataatattttgaggtatttgctactaaaaaaattattcaaaacaagaCTACTGGCTTTTAACAGTCACTGGAAACTGAAATCTACTGTTGAAAATGGTTGCCTTCATATTACATGCTGCAAACACACATTTAAATTGCCGCTCACTATATCTAATTTTTGTGTCATTCTTtgggaaataattaataatctattgaaaaaataagcttttttgaatttttaaaaactggtttgGAAGACAGTTtgcaattgcaattttaaatgattttgaaattttttagataacatgtcactttattttaactaaaaataaaattgcaaaagacATTGTATTGAGATTAAATTGAgagctaatattaaatatatatttacttttccacataatatctatatattaagGAAGTCTTCAACAATTGATTTGATCTGtcataactttaatatttattaagtttcaggtattcagattttgtaaacaaatactgaaatataGGAAAGGATTTTATGAAGAtttgctaataattaaatttccaatttttattaataagtaataagaaaataatttcattccgaGTAATTTTCGTTGTATCGGCtaatctaataagaaaaaaaattgttttggcaATTCATGCACAATTTGAAacctaaaatatcaaatattctcaTAGTgatctaatttaaaagaaattcagagTTTCCTTTCAAAGAATTTGTTATCCTTTTAGGAATGAAAATCTGGTTTCATTAACACTAAATTTAGCATGTTTTCTTACAGCAGTacagaaatgattttttcaaatattctaagactgcatattcaaataaatcttattcattattcaaaatttttaatttaaaactattaaacatATTCTGCAGAATCATGATACTCAAAGTAGTTAGATGAATTTTACGTTTATGTTATTAAATGAAcgatcaaaataatattttcatctgctaaaaaaaaaagatattttcagtttaaagcTACTTTTTAACTGCATATCCATAAATGTaggaattttgaaagtttttcagaATTCTCATGAACTTtacatttacaatttctttttgaaaatctaaaatttggaatGAGTCAAGATATACTTTTTGATATTCTAACATACAgctgtgaaatatttttccaaatttgtaataccatttacttttataaatacacAACTTACAGTTATGAGATAGTTTACTATATGCTATCAAGGGgggaaaaaatattagtttcagtTATTACAATGGAAGTCAACAATTTTCAATTTACCATcactaaatttaaattgtatctcAAACATATGGAATTTATAGTTTTACCAACTTATATAATGGTAAAGAAATCACATTcttcacacattttaaaaataattttaaattgttatttttaaatttatagtcaGAATTTTAATATACCTTCACAATGACTCAGTTTAcaagcaatatatataattttgaaattgacaCTTATCAGCAGTATCTAACagaaaattttcccatttattatttaaaatctaaagagtaattaaattatataactttgaacttcaaaagaaattgttatgttaacaataattaaagaatttaaactattgtaaaatgatagataaaacaaagaaaaaaaagtttaaaaaatattttcctttttaaaaacaaacaaactctgTTAGATCATCttataatgtttcaatatttaactatttctttgatttttttaaaagtaactttataaaaattattatagaattgtaaaatattttgacctGTTTTcagccaaaattttatttgttaggaaaacatttaattactggaaaaagaaagaaatttgcaaatacttcaagtttataatatgttatttcattcatatttattaaaactcttcTATCTTTACTGATATTTATATCCACATCATTTTGCCATTCAGAAACACATGTCTGTAGATTAGTATAAACAGTTTCCAGAGATGCCAAATGCCATCACCAGGAAAAAAGATTTGATAATGCCaccatttcaaaaaagaaaaaacagttcaaataattattctgggaaaaaataattttaattaaaaatattttacagaatgtaaaaatatcaaaataaataaaaatttaaaaagtggaaaaagtaataaaattacaaaatttacaacAAGAAAGCATTAATTATAAGCTAAGTTAATAACCAATAATTCTGGACAAGTTTTCTAATAAGAGCTGTATaactttaaattcatataaagtaatagaattaaggtaaaataaaaaagatatttcataataaatttgtatcattatcATATAAGtatcagaataaattaaataatgatttaattcttaaataacaaaTTCCAGTACTTTTCAATTTCTGAGGGAGATTGgtgacagttaaattattttcgccaaatcaccaacaaaaaaaaaaatcgccaacagtttgatgatttttttacgGACCTCCGAAACGGAAAAGTACCTGAATTTCACAAACACAATCTAAGACACATCAACCatcttattcaatgaaatttcataagCACATTTATAAAAACCATCTTCCCTTCGAGCAGCACCCATTTCACATAAATAAAGactattaattttttcagtaCCAAATTCATCATCTTCAAATTTGAGATACAAATACTGATCTATATATTTACTATTTCGCTGTCGAGTAACAGGCCGAGATAACTTTGCAATAGTTACATGAGGAACAAAAGAATACCTATCTGTGATAGTACAGTTTCTAGCTATTAGTTCATTAACTAAACAGTCTCTTAATTTCGTTAAATTATCATTCTCTTCTACTCTTGAATATAAAACTCTATGATAAAAATTATCCAAACCTTCAAGATTAAGAGTTACTTCGGGCAGATTTTGTGCAGCCACAGCCTGCAAAGCAGCTATAGCATCACAAACATCTGCAGGGGAGtcaagttttaaaatagaaaaagtcaTATGTAACATTTCAGGAGGAATACAACATTCACCTAAAAGATCATCTCTTGCTTTGATGTAATCTGATACTTCTCTCAATTTTTCAACAGTATCTTCATTTTGTATTCTGGCAGCTATGAAGAAATTTGGTCTATCCGACATATCAACCTCTTCatcattaataatttcttctGAGTAATTTCCAACAGCTCTTTTTGGTACAGATGGATCATCATCATCAAAATTTTCATCACGGAAGTTCAGAATATCATTATCAACTTTCGAAATGAAGTCATGAATACTTAATGGAAATCCAGTTGATCCAAATATTATATCTAATCTTCTCCTTTTATCCCAAACTTTTCTAGTAAGATACTTAAAATACTGAATTCTATGTTTTGGTAATGCCAGTGTATGATTATCAACAATAGAAGGATCTCTCCAATCAAGAGCAGAAAAGGGTTTTTCAACTATTCCATCAAATCTGTCCAAATAGCCAACATAAAACTTGTCTTGAGGAAGTGATCCATCCCATAACAATCTTGAAATAACATCGCTTGCTGTTTTCATAGATGGTTTTTTACAATCATTTAGTTCACTCTCACTCtttggaattgttttgaaatttttcttcttaccTTTTTCTGCCAtctaaaataatagatttaagaatcagaagcatttataaaaacatataataagaattcaagaaagaaaattagTAAAGAGAGAGAGATGTACTCTTTTAAAAgcctaaattaattttaagacttcaatgaaattaaaaattaaaatatgctgtaCAACATATATGTATGAAGATGATATCATATATATACAATGATGTGCAGCATATATGTTATATACAgtataattatgttattatttcaacttaaaaactaaactattgttaaactaaaaaagaaaaatttataaatgcaaaactaACTTGTCTTAGCCTCCATTAATCTTCTGATAAAGGCATTAAATTTAGAGTACTTATTTTaagacaataataatattttaagatggggaataaattattttaaaaaaatctatttgaattaactatgaaatataagacaaatatttttatatgtatcacTTTTATTGCTctttgaataaattgatttttaaagaaatgaattgagtaaattaatatccatttatgaaagttagtaaaataaatttattccaacTAACTTTTTAAGGATTGGATATAGATATGTTATTGTATtattgcaaaacattaaaaaataacagttaaaaattgtaaatactaaaaatatgccTGAACTACATTGAATCTGTGTCTAGAACTCCATCTATATTAGAACAATGTTCAACAATTAAAATATGGTAAATTTCTGCATGCCACATTTCAGAATCTCTATTCTCTCAAAAgtcttttctcaaaaattaaaacatttagtttcagaagtacattcatttataatttttcctcttcACCAggaactaaaataaacaaaatctgtaaccttaaaaatatatatttatggttttgaaataaatacttttaaaactgattaaaaaaattacaatatttatttactctGTCTTTGCATCATAACATAAATAATACCTATGCAATATCAAACTGTATATATAGTGAGAAAAATCACTAGCAATTTATAGTTTGtttgaacaaaataattgtattaaattaaatggcACAACATGAAAGATTGGCCACGCAAATCAAAATTAAAGGAGGGAGAGGATGTTGAAATTAAAAGAacttatttcaaactttaaatcttggttagaaataaaatgtaaagaaaattataagcataattaaaaaataatatttttgataatacacATAATAACAAATATCTCTAAATCAATAATTTCCatattaggaaattaaatagaataaatattaaaataactaactGTATACCATATACATAAGAGACAATTTCCTATTGATTTCTGCCTACAAATTTGTAGCTAGCCGAGAAGCAATTAgatgaccattttttttttttttaactcagaaaattaatctttaggtcaaataataaaatataatacaaattcttcaagtagaaagatttattttatattttcagtgaataaatcacataaaaacatttattttcaactagTCACCTTTGGGGACCAGATGGTTTACTGAAAGTACTGTtatgttattttcaattaaatcctttTACATAAATGGCCATTCagttattctttgaaaaatatttttaagcatcaaattatcaTAGACATGAATgccatattattgaaataatctgatatatgttctgttcattatgtACATAAACATAGAATACCTTTCAAACAGAAACAATgacagtaatattaaaaaatgtaactgtcTGGTGCATTTACCTTCTAATATCCaagatattgtaatttcat includes the following:
- the LOC129969445 gene encoding uncharacterized protein LOC129969445 — encoded protein: MAEKGKKKNFKTIPKSESELNDCKKPSMKTASDVISRLLWDGSLPQDKFYVGYLDRFDGIVEKPFSALDWRDPSIVDNHTLALPKHRIQYFKYLTRKVWDKRRRLDIIFGSTGFPLSIHDFISKVDNDILNFRDENFDDDDPSVPKRAVGNYSEEIINDEEVDMSDRPNFFIAARIQNEDTVEKLREVSDYIKARDDLLGECCIPPEMLHMTFSILKLDSPADVCDAIAALQAVAAQNLPEVTLNLEGLDNFYHRVLYSRVEENDNLTKLRDCLVNELIARNCTITDRYSFVPHVTIAKLSRPVTRQRNSKYIDQYLYLKFEDDEFGTEKINSLYLCEMGAARREDGFYKCAYEISLNKMVDVS